Proteins from one Portunus trituberculatus isolate SZX2019 chromosome 38, ASM1759143v1, whole genome shotgun sequence genomic window:
- the LOC123514681 gene encoding tubulin beta-2 chain, translating into MREIVHIQTGQCGNQIGTKFWEIISDEHGIQPTGEYTSGVEKELMDLQLERINVYYNEGNQGKYVPRAILVDLEPGTMDSVRAGPHGQLFKPDSFVFGQSGAGNNWAKGHYTEGAELVDSVLDVIRKEAEKCDCLQGFQLTHSLGGGTGSGMGTLLVSKIREEFPDRIMVTFSVVPSPKVSDTVVEPYNATLSIHQLVENTDETYCIDNEALYDICFRTLKLQNPTYGDLNHLVSLTMSGVTTCLRFPGQLNADLRKLAVNMVPFPRLHFFMPGFAPLTARGSQQYRALTVPELTQQMFDAKNMMAACDPRHGRYLTVAAIFRGRMSMREVDDQMYNIQNKNSSFFVEWIPNNVKTAVCDIPPRGLKMSSTFIGNSTAIQELFKRVSEQFTAMFRRKAFLHWYTGEGMDEMEFTEAESNMNDLVSEYQQYQEATADDEAEFEEEGGEVEGEYD; encoded by the exons ATGAGGGAAATCGTGCACATTCAGACCGGCCAGTGCGGCAACCAGATTGGCACCAAG TTCTGGGAGATCATCAGTGATGAGCATGGCATCCAGCCCACTGGGGAGTACACATCTGGTGTGGAGAAGGAACTCATGGATCTGCAGTTGGAGCGCATTAATGTGTACTACAACGAGGGTAACCAGGGCAAGTATGTGCCTCGCGCCATCCTTGTTGACCTGGAGCCCGGCACCATGGATAGCGTGCGTGCTGGACCACATGGCCAGCTCTTCAAGCCTGATAGCTTTGTCTTTG GCCAGAGTGGTGCTGGCAACAATTGGGCCAAGGGGCACTACACAGAGGGTGCCGAGCTGGTAGATTCTGTGCTTGATGTCATCCGCAAGGAGGCAGAAAAATGCGACTGCCTGCAGGGCTTCCAGCTGACACACTCACTTGGTGGAGGCACTGGGTCTGGCATGGGCACTCTCCTAGTTTCCAAGATTCGTGAGGAGTTTCCCGACAGGATAATGGTCACTTTCTCTGTTGTCCCATCTCCCAAG GTTTCTGACACAGTGGTGGAGCCCTACAATGCCACTCTCTCCATTCATCAACTGGTGGAGAACACTGATGAGACCTATTGTATTGACAATGAAGCCTTGTATGACATCTGCTTCCGTACCCTCAAACTACAGAACCCAACTTATGGTGACCTGAATCATCTGGTTTCTCTCACCATGTCTGGGGTCACCACCTGCCTGCGATTCCCTGGCCAACTCAATGCTGACCTTCGCAAGTTGGCAGTCAATATGGTTCCCTTCCCTCGACTGCACTTCTTCATGCCAGGTTTTGCCCCACTCACAGCCCGTGGCTCCCAGCAGTACCGCGCCCTCACAGTCCCTGAGCTCACACAACAGATGTTTGATGCCAAGAACATGATGGCTGCCTGTGACCCGAGACACGGACGCTATCTCACTGTGGCTGCCATCTTCAGAGGTCGCATGTCAATGAGAGAGGTGGATGACCAAATGTATAACATCCAGAACAAGAACTCCTCCTTCTTTGTGGAATGGATCCCTAACAACGTAAAGACTGCTGTGTGTGACATTCCTCCCCGTGGGCTTAAGATGTCTTCCACCTTCATTGGCAACTCCACTGCTATCCAGGAGCTATTCAAGAGGGTCAGCGAGCAGTTCACCGCTATGTTCAGAAGGAAGGCTTTCTTGCATTGGTACACTGGCGAGGGCATGGATGAGATGGAATTCACTGAGGCAGAGTCTAACATGAATGACTTGGTCAGTGAGTACCAACAGTACCAGGAGGCAACAGCTGATGATGAGGCAGAGtttgaggaagaaggaggcgaGGTGGAGGGAGAATATGATTAA